From Pempheris klunzingeri isolate RE-2024b chromosome 16, fPemKlu1.hap1, whole genome shotgun sequence, a single genomic window includes:
- the msto1 gene encoding protein misato homolog 1 isoform X1: protein MSNPCREVITLQLGHYSNFVGTHWWNLQDASLSYDPETPLGDIQSDVVFREGQTLGGHVTHTPRLIAMDLKGSLRTLRQEGSLYDAGKDTSAVTWDGSLMIHEESPSAKNSFLEDLDRLDRGEILAEADFYSSSQPQCSAGAMNVDTVNNQLARVQKAYRLEGSVKVWSDFLRIHLHPRTISVIHQYNHDGEAHRLEAFGQGEALLQGSVLEELEDKLHFFVEECDYLQGFQVLCDLADGFAGLGSKVTEMLQDSYGGRGILTWGLAPVSHPNSTPMKDLYHMLNCTLGTVDLANHSSFFCPLTLRGGLGRRPSSPTAFPHLTYDPSLWYHSSSILALALDALTLPYRLRNNSVPMWQVADTLAVSGRKVVAAYGAVPFPMMHGSSLPDALSACTDALPWKPLSACPESADWRCYNQWVTLKGFEGQRLISSLAPGTRPPTPLHSLHSGEDVLASYIRSFYATAPLALQLVSTPSKLTPPFPQIFSQCVGAQGFLQSQPSPPGSPAPVVSSVPVMTSLQSGPALGSWLSELHRGASSFDIRRVAPSFLSQGPEMADYQEALEQLRLLARCYRDDSGGVMRSSSEEDYDDD from the exons ATGAGTAACCCGTGTAGAGAAGTCATCACTCTCCAGCTGGGACATTATTCAAACTTTGTGGGGACTCACTGGTGGAATTTACAG GATGCGTCTTTATCATACGATCCAGAGACGCCACTGGGTGACATCCAGAGTGATGTCGTGTTTCGTGAAGGACAGACTCTGGGCGGACATGTCACCCACACACCTCGCCTCATTGCCATGGATCTCAAAG GAAGTCTTCGGACTTTACGGCAGGAGGGAAGTCTGTATGACGCCGGCAAAGACACGTCTGCTGTCACATG GGACGGAAGCCTCATGATTCACGAAGAAAGTCCTTCTGCAAAGAACTCCTTTCTTGAAGATCTGGACAGGCTGGAT AGAGGGGAGATTCTGGCTGAAGCAGACTTCTACTCCAGCTCCCAGCCTCAGTGCTCAG CAGGTGCGATGAATGTGGACACGGTGAACAACCAGCTGGCTCGAGTCCAAAAGGCCTACAGGCTGGAGGGCAGCGTGAAGGTGTGGTCCGACTTCCTCAGGATCCACCTGCACCCTCGCACCATCTCTGTCATCCACCAGTACAACCATGACGG GGAGGCTCACCGTCTGGAGGCGTTTGGCCAGGGAGAGGCTCTCCTGCAGGGGTCGGTGcttgaggagctggaggacaaaCTGCACTTCTTTGTAGAGGAGTGTGATTACCTTCAG GGTTTCCAGGTTCTCTGTGACCTGGCTGACGGCTTTGCAGGcctggggtcaaaggtcacggaGATGCTGCAGGACTCTTATGGCGGAAGAGGCATCCTGACCTGGGGGTTGGCGCCTGTCAGTCACCCAAATTCA ACTCCAATGAAAGACCTCTACCACATGTTGAACTGCACATTGGGGACAGTCGACCTGGCCAATCACAGCTCTTTCTTCTGCCCGTTGACCCTGCGTGGTGGACTGGGCAGACGACCCTCCTCTCCCACAGCGTTCCCCCACCTAACTTATGAT CCCTCGCTGTGGTACCACTCCAGCTCCATCCTGGCTTTGGCGCTGGACGCCCTCACTCTGCCGTACAGGCTGAGGAACAACAGCGTCCCCATGTGGCAGGTGGCAGACACTCTGGCCGTATCCGGGAGAAAG GTGGTAGCTGCCTATGGTGCTGTCCCCTTTCCCATGATGCATGGCAGCTCTCTCCCTGACGCCCTGAGTGCCTGCACAGATGCTCTGCCCTGGAAACCTCTATCGGCTTGCCCTGAATCTGCTGACTGGCGCTGCTACAACCAGTGGGTGACGCTCAAAGGCTTTGAGGGCCAAAGACTAATCAG CTCTCTGGCTCCAGGGACTCGACCGCCCActcctctgcacagcctccACAGTGGAGAGGACGTCCTGGCTTCCTACATCAGATCCTTCTATGCTACAGCTCCTCT GGCTCTGCAGTTGGTATCTACTCCCAGTAAGCTGACGCCACCTTTCCCTCAGatattcagtcagtgtgttggtgctCAGGGCTTCCTGCAGAGCCAACCTTCCCCGCCTGGCT CTCCGGCACCAGTGGTCTCCTCTGTACCCGTCATGACTTCCCTCCAGTCCGGCCCCGCACTCGGCTCGTGGCTATCCGAGCTCCATCGTGGTGCCAGCTCTTTCGACATCCGCCGCGTGGCCCCCAGCTTCCTCTCCCAGGGGCCCGAAATGGCCGACTACCAGGAGGCCCTGGAGCAACTGCGCCTGCTGGCCCGGTGTTACCGTGACGACAGCGGCGGGGTGATGCGCTCCTCCTCAGAAGAGGATTACGATGACGACTGA
- the msto1 gene encoding protein misato homolog 1 isoform X2 has product MSNPCREVITLQLGHYSNFVGTHWWNLQDASLSYDPETPLGDIQSDVVFREGQTLGGHVTHTPRLIAMDLKGSLRTLRQEGSLYDAGKDTSAVTWDGSLMIHEESPSAKNSFLEDLDRLDRGEILAEADFYSSSQPQCSGAMNVDTVNNQLARVQKAYRLEGSVKVWSDFLRIHLHPRTISVIHQYNHDGEAHRLEAFGQGEALLQGSVLEELEDKLHFFVEECDYLQGFQVLCDLADGFAGLGSKVTEMLQDSYGGRGILTWGLAPVSHPNSTPMKDLYHMLNCTLGTVDLANHSSFFCPLTLRGGLGRRPSSPTAFPHLTYDPSLWYHSSSILALALDALTLPYRLRNNSVPMWQVADTLAVSGRKVVAAYGAVPFPMMHGSSLPDALSACTDALPWKPLSACPESADWRCYNQWVTLKGFEGQRLISSLAPGTRPPTPLHSLHSGEDVLASYIRSFYATAPLALQLVSTPSKLTPPFPQIFSQCVGAQGFLQSQPSPPGSPAPVVSSVPVMTSLQSGPALGSWLSELHRGASSFDIRRVAPSFLSQGPEMADYQEALEQLRLLARCYRDDSGGVMRSSSEEDYDDD; this is encoded by the exons ATGAGTAACCCGTGTAGAGAAGTCATCACTCTCCAGCTGGGACATTATTCAAACTTTGTGGGGACTCACTGGTGGAATTTACAG GATGCGTCTTTATCATACGATCCAGAGACGCCACTGGGTGACATCCAGAGTGATGTCGTGTTTCGTGAAGGACAGACTCTGGGCGGACATGTCACCCACACACCTCGCCTCATTGCCATGGATCTCAAAG GAAGTCTTCGGACTTTACGGCAGGAGGGAAGTCTGTATGACGCCGGCAAAGACACGTCTGCTGTCACATG GGACGGAAGCCTCATGATTCACGAAGAAAGTCCTTCTGCAAAGAACTCCTTTCTTGAAGATCTGGACAGGCTGGAT AGAGGGGAGATTCTGGCTGAAGCAGACTTCTACTCCAGCTCCCAGCCTCAGTGCTCAG GTGCGATGAATGTGGACACGGTGAACAACCAGCTGGCTCGAGTCCAAAAGGCCTACAGGCTGGAGGGCAGCGTGAAGGTGTGGTCCGACTTCCTCAGGATCCACCTGCACCCTCGCACCATCTCTGTCATCCACCAGTACAACCATGACGG GGAGGCTCACCGTCTGGAGGCGTTTGGCCAGGGAGAGGCTCTCCTGCAGGGGTCGGTGcttgaggagctggaggacaaaCTGCACTTCTTTGTAGAGGAGTGTGATTACCTTCAG GGTTTCCAGGTTCTCTGTGACCTGGCTGACGGCTTTGCAGGcctggggtcaaaggtcacggaGATGCTGCAGGACTCTTATGGCGGAAGAGGCATCCTGACCTGGGGGTTGGCGCCTGTCAGTCACCCAAATTCA ACTCCAATGAAAGACCTCTACCACATGTTGAACTGCACATTGGGGACAGTCGACCTGGCCAATCACAGCTCTTTCTTCTGCCCGTTGACCCTGCGTGGTGGACTGGGCAGACGACCCTCCTCTCCCACAGCGTTCCCCCACCTAACTTATGAT CCCTCGCTGTGGTACCACTCCAGCTCCATCCTGGCTTTGGCGCTGGACGCCCTCACTCTGCCGTACAGGCTGAGGAACAACAGCGTCCCCATGTGGCAGGTGGCAGACACTCTGGCCGTATCCGGGAGAAAG GTGGTAGCTGCCTATGGTGCTGTCCCCTTTCCCATGATGCATGGCAGCTCTCTCCCTGACGCCCTGAGTGCCTGCACAGATGCTCTGCCCTGGAAACCTCTATCGGCTTGCCCTGAATCTGCTGACTGGCGCTGCTACAACCAGTGGGTGACGCTCAAAGGCTTTGAGGGCCAAAGACTAATCAG CTCTCTGGCTCCAGGGACTCGACCGCCCActcctctgcacagcctccACAGTGGAGAGGACGTCCTGGCTTCCTACATCAGATCCTTCTATGCTACAGCTCCTCT GGCTCTGCAGTTGGTATCTACTCCCAGTAAGCTGACGCCACCTTTCCCTCAGatattcagtcagtgtgttggtgctCAGGGCTTCCTGCAGAGCCAACCTTCCCCGCCTGGCT CTCCGGCACCAGTGGTCTCCTCTGTACCCGTCATGACTTCCCTCCAGTCCGGCCCCGCACTCGGCTCGTGGCTATCCGAGCTCCATCGTGGTGCCAGCTCTTTCGACATCCGCCGCGTGGCCCCCAGCTTCCTCTCCCAGGGGCCCGAAATGGCCGACTACCAGGAGGCCCTGGAGCAACTGCGCCTGCTGGCCCGGTGTTACCGTGACGACAGCGGCGGGGTGATGCGCTCCTCCTCAGAAGAGGATTACGATGACGACTGA
- the srsf4 gene encoding serine/arginine-rich splicing factor 4 isoform X1 → MSRVYIGRLSYRAREKDVERFFKGYGKILEVDLKNGYGFVEFDDPRDADDAVYDLNGKELCGERVIVEHTKGPRRDGGYGGRSGYGRWGRDRYGPPIRTDYRLIVENLSSRCSWQDLKDYMRQAGEVTYADTHKGRRNEGVIEFRLYSDMKRALEKLDGTEVNGRKIRLIEDRPGAKRRRSYSRSRSRSRSRSRSRRSRKSRSRSESSSRSRSHSRAASRSRSRSRSKKNKVKGKKEEEERNNDAQKNKDRSRSRSPKSKKGKKEGKKGKKEDSRSRSRSHSRSRSRSGIKDRSRKSGSKGREQPKSDDEGGEPERGSRSRSPVESKSRARSKSKSKSKSRSPSPAKARSRSRSASRSESRSKSRSQSRSRSRSRS, encoded by the exons ATGTCCAGGGTGTACATCGGCAGGCTGAGCTACCGAGCCCGAGAGAAGGACGTGGAGAGGTTCTTCAAAGGCTACGGGAAGATACTCGAAGTCGACCTGAAAAACGG GTATGGGTTTGTTGAATTTGATGACCCACGTGATGCAGATGATGCTGTGTATGACTTGAACGGCAAGGAGTTGTGTGGGGAAAGGGTCATTGTGGAGCACACCAAGGGACCCCGTCGTGATGGAGGTTATGGTGGAAGAA GTGGATATGGACGCTGGGGAAGAGACAGATATGGTCCACCTATAAGGACAGATTATCGGCTCATTGTTGAGAATCTTTCCAGCCGCTGCAGCTGGCAGGACTTGAag GACTACATGAGGCAGGCAGGGGAGGTGACTTACGCTGACACCCACAAGGGCCGGAGGAACGAGGGGGTGATAGAGTTCAGGCTCTACTCTGACATGAAGAGAGCTCTGGAGAAGCTCGATGGTACAGAAGTGAACGGTAGAAAGATCCGGCTGATCGAGGACCGCCCTGGAGCCAAACGGAGACGCTCTTATTCTCGCAGTCGCAGCCGTTCCAG GTCTCGCTCCAGGAGCCGCAGGTCACGCAAGAGCCGCAGCCGTAGTGAGAGCAGCAGTCGCAGCCGCTCCCACTCCAG AGCGGCTTCTCGCTCCCGCAGCCGATCTCGTAGCAAGAAGAATAAGGTCAAGGgcaagaaggaggaagaagagcgtAACAACGACGCTCAGAAGAACAAGGACCGCAGCAGGAGTCGCAGCCCCAAGAGCAAAAAGGgcaagaaagaaggaaagaaaggcaAGAAGGAAGATTCAAGGTCCAGATCTCGCTCCCACTCCAGGTCTCGTTCCAGGTCAGGAATTAAGGATCGCTCTAGGAAATCTGGCTCGAAGGGCCGGGAGCAGCCCAAGAGTGATGACGAGGGAGGCGAGCCCGAGAGGGGCTCCCGTTCACGCTCCCCTGTTGAATCCAAATCCAGAGCCAGGTCTAAATCAAAGTCCAAGTCCAAATCTCGTTCTCCCTCACCCGCCAAAGCCCGCTCCCGCTCCCGATCCGCCTCCCGCTCAGAGTCTCGCTCCAAATCCCGCTCCCAGTCTCGTTCTCGCTCCCGTTCCCGCTCTTAG
- the srsf4 gene encoding serine/arginine-rich splicing factor 4 isoform X3 — translation MKTAFPIRPRPGGGYGRWGRDRYGPPIRTDYRLIVENLSSRCSWQDLKDYMRQAGEVTYADTHKGRRNEGVIEFRLYSDMKRALEKLDGTEVNGRKIRLIEDRPGAKRRRSYSRSRSRSRSRSRSRRSRKSRSRSESSSRSRSHSRAASRSRSRSRSKKNKVKGKKEEEERNNDAQKNKDRSRSRSPKSKKGKKEGKKGKKEDSRSRSRSHSRSRSRSGIKDRSRKSGSKGREQPKSDDEGGEPERGSRSRSPVESKSRARSKSKSKSKSRSPSPAKARSRSRSASRSESRSKSRSQSRSRSRSRS, via the exons ATGAAGACCGCTTTTCCCATTAGGCCCAGGCCGGGTG GTGGATATGGACGCTGGGGAAGAGACAGATATGGTCCACCTATAAGGACAGATTATCGGCTCATTGTTGAGAATCTTTCCAGCCGCTGCAGCTGGCAGGACTTGAag GACTACATGAGGCAGGCAGGGGAGGTGACTTACGCTGACACCCACAAGGGCCGGAGGAACGAGGGGGTGATAGAGTTCAGGCTCTACTCTGACATGAAGAGAGCTCTGGAGAAGCTCGATGGTACAGAAGTGAACGGTAGAAAGATCCGGCTGATCGAGGACCGCCCTGGAGCCAAACGGAGACGCTCTTATTCTCGCAGTCGCAGCCGTTCCAG GTCTCGCTCCAGGAGCCGCAGGTCACGCAAGAGCCGCAGCCGTAGTGAGAGCAGCAGTCGCAGCCGCTCCCACTCCAG AGCGGCTTCTCGCTCCCGCAGCCGATCTCGTAGCAAGAAGAATAAGGTCAAGGgcaagaaggaggaagaagagcgtAACAACGACGCTCAGAAGAACAAGGACCGCAGCAGGAGTCGCAGCCCCAAGAGCAAAAAGGgcaagaaagaaggaaagaaaggcaAGAAGGAAGATTCAAGGTCCAGATCTCGCTCCCACTCCAGGTCTCGTTCCAGGTCAGGAATTAAGGATCGCTCTAGGAAATCTGGCTCGAAGGGCCGGGAGCAGCCCAAGAGTGATGACGAGGGAGGCGAGCCCGAGAGGGGCTCCCGTTCACGCTCCCCTGTTGAATCCAAATCCAGAGCCAGGTCTAAATCAAAGTCCAAGTCCAAATCTCGTTCTCCCTCACCCGCCAAAGCCCGCTCCCGCTCCCGATCCGCCTCCCGCTCAGAGTCTCGCTCCAAATCCCGCTCCCAGTCTCGTTCTCGCTCCCGTTCCCGCTCTTAG
- the srsf4 gene encoding serine/arginine-rich splicing factor 4 isoform X2: MKTAFPIRPRPGGEDAMGLGTDVGSALIGGYGRWGRDRYGPPIRTDYRLIVENLSSRCSWQDLKDYMRQAGEVTYADTHKGRRNEGVIEFRLYSDMKRALEKLDGTEVNGRKIRLIEDRPGAKRRRSYSRSRSRSRSRSRSRRSRKSRSRSESSSRSRSHSRAASRSRSRSRSKKNKVKGKKEEEERNNDAQKNKDRSRSRSPKSKKGKKEGKKGKKEDSRSRSRSHSRSRSRSGIKDRSRKSGSKGREQPKSDDEGGEPERGSRSRSPVESKSRARSKSKSKSKSRSPSPAKARSRSRSASRSESRSKSRSQSRSRSRSRS; the protein is encoded by the exons ATGAAGACCGCTTTTCCCATTAGGCCCAGGCCGGGTGGTGAGGATGCCATGGGGTTAGGAACAGATGTGGGTTCAGCTCTTATAG GTGGATATGGACGCTGGGGAAGAGACAGATATGGTCCACCTATAAGGACAGATTATCGGCTCATTGTTGAGAATCTTTCCAGCCGCTGCAGCTGGCAGGACTTGAag GACTACATGAGGCAGGCAGGGGAGGTGACTTACGCTGACACCCACAAGGGCCGGAGGAACGAGGGGGTGATAGAGTTCAGGCTCTACTCTGACATGAAGAGAGCTCTGGAGAAGCTCGATGGTACAGAAGTGAACGGTAGAAAGATCCGGCTGATCGAGGACCGCCCTGGAGCCAAACGGAGACGCTCTTATTCTCGCAGTCGCAGCCGTTCCAG GTCTCGCTCCAGGAGCCGCAGGTCACGCAAGAGCCGCAGCCGTAGTGAGAGCAGCAGTCGCAGCCGCTCCCACTCCAG AGCGGCTTCTCGCTCCCGCAGCCGATCTCGTAGCAAGAAGAATAAGGTCAAGGgcaagaaggaggaagaagagcgtAACAACGACGCTCAGAAGAACAAGGACCGCAGCAGGAGTCGCAGCCCCAAGAGCAAAAAGGgcaagaaagaaggaaagaaaggcaAGAAGGAAGATTCAAGGTCCAGATCTCGCTCCCACTCCAGGTCTCGTTCCAGGTCAGGAATTAAGGATCGCTCTAGGAAATCTGGCTCGAAGGGCCGGGAGCAGCCCAAGAGTGATGACGAGGGAGGCGAGCCCGAGAGGGGCTCCCGTTCACGCTCCCCTGTTGAATCCAAATCCAGAGCCAGGTCTAAATCAAAGTCCAAGTCCAAATCTCGTTCTCCCTCACCCGCCAAAGCCCGCTCCCGCTCCCGATCCGCCTCCCGCTCAGAGTCTCGCTCCAAATCCCGCTCCCAGTCTCGTTCTCGCTCCCGTTCCCGCTCTTAG